From a single Acidaminococcales bacterium genomic region:
- the secG gene encoding preprotein translocase subunit SecG translates to MVTGLLVLDALIAVLIIVVVILQPGRSAGLGAIDGGADALFGGKVKGVDLLLYKATMALAVLFGVINVLLAKLTMV, encoded by the coding sequence GTGGTTACAGGATTGCTGGTGCTTGATGCGTTAATTGCCGTTTTAATTATCGTAGTCGTTATATTGCAGCCCGGCAGAAGCGCCGGGCTTGGCGCGATAGACGGGGGCGCGGACGCGCTCTTTGGCGGCAAGGTGAAAGGCGTGGATCTTTTGCTTTACAAGGCTACTATGGCCTTGGCCGTGCTTTTCGGCGTGATCAACGTGCTTTTGGCTAAATTGACAATGGTTTGA